The Marasmius oreades isolate 03SP1 chromosome 11, whole genome shotgun sequence genomic sequence tggattagtacagattattactaattattactaattagtactaattagtaaagtaggttttctctgatgtaGCGTGTCACCACGGGTATAGGCAAAGAAAAGTCTGTATGATTGGTACCAAACCGAGGTGGAAAGATATTCTTGCGATAATGGTTGGTATCAACCAAGGAAAATGATCTCGTTCGGCCCTCATGGACCTCAGCCGGATTTTTTTGTGGTTGCAGCTCAAAAGCAGCTATAACATACCAGCTCTTCCCTCTGACATGTACAACACCGCTAGTATCTTCTCAACTACTCTTCAGACGAATTTTTCCTGCACTGTTTGGTATGCATCAATGACTATTGGTCGGTTAAAGAAGTACATGTACTTCGCAACTATCAAGTATCGGCTAGTTCGTCTGGCCGATTCATTGCGACTTTCGATCTCGGCCCCGTTGGATTCACCACCGATGGTGAGCCAGGTTTGTCAAAGACCATTTCCAACCGATCACCTTGGAAGATGGGAGGACACGGTATGTCTATGCCATTGATTGTGATCCTCGAGATATATTTACCCATCTTCCAACTTATCTATAAAGCCTACTACTCACTGGCAGATTTTGTTCTTTGTTGCGTTCAAATATGGATTCGATACAGGAGGCTATGTCAATCATGCAGCACCTTGAGTACGCTCAAGATACGGAAAGACGAATGGCCAGACTCTGGTGAGTATATCATACTAACTCCCTGTTTCGTTCAACTTCACGCCTTTACAGCCTTGATTGACTCGATCTACCTGGACCTTCTTCCTATTTTTGACTGCAGGCGTGATGCCGAGTTAAATCCCATTCCCTTGGATATGGTTGATATTGAAACACCATATTACCTGTTCCCTGATCCTGATGGGCAATCAGTAATCCCAGAGAGCCGACGCATATCGCTGGgacttccttcctttggGCCATGGGTTTCTCCTGTCTATTACATTTGGAACACTGAGACGTACGACGTCATCCGAGCATGGCAGGAGGCGAGAGGTTTTGATCCCTTGACGACCGAGTTCGCTCGTTCTTTGGGCTATCCAATTATGGACCCAATATTTCCCGACCCCATGAACTCTCTAAAGACACTTGTATGTTTCCATTCAATGTTCTTAGTATCAGTTGGAATAACCATTTCATATGTTAGGTTTCCCTTCTTCCTTCGGCGAGAGCGAAGGTGCTATGGATGTAGGCGTTTACGAAGCTCCGATGGTCAATGCGGGTGGGGATATGGAGGTGGATTAGGGTTGGGCGACAGTCTTAGAGCTAAACACCGAGTCGGGTTCCATCcacccaaattgagcaccACCGGGTACCTACGATCCCTAATGGCCTCGTCGATAGCCAAGTCCGATCCGTATGTACATAATATTGGGTCGCCAGTGTTGTCCTACTTAGTACCGGACTGCTTTGATTTTTTCTACGTCGACTGTGAGAATGTGAGACTGCTCAAGCGCCGCGGTCGCCAAATCTTGCTCAGTCTCGTTCTGTCAACATCTTCAATTGATCTCCAACGCCCAAGCCTTGCACTTTCCGCTCTATGCTCGCCTCCTTCCTATCGTCGACGGAAATACGTAAATCTATGTTTTCATATTGCTCTTGGAATTCAATGGGCTACGGTCGGAACTACCCCACTGCCACTCGACATTTTTGGGGTCATTAGCATCTCCACCGACATCATATAGCCTGTAATCATTTTTGGGGCCGTTTTTTGCGAGGCCTGGATTTTTACATAAATCGGGGGCGTATGTGCGGGGTGTGTGGGACTATTATCCGAAAACCATGACGATCCAACGACGACCTCTACGCATTTTCCTCCAGGCGACACCTCGAACAAGGTCGAACCTCTTGATTCAGCTCCTCAGTACCCACCCATCCATCGCCGAACATCAGTACCCTTTCTCGAATGCATACCACTTTGGTCCAGAGAGGCAGTTCTCGAGGGACATTGACGTAGGAGAAACAGGAGACATGGAGGATTTCTCGGGAGAAACATATAAACATGCTTTCGGGAAGTTCAATGACCTTTTACAGAAGATAGAGAGCGAGGTACGCGCTCTTTTGCCTAGACCCCTTCATAAGGTCTTTACTTACTCTGATCGTACAGCAAAAGATCCCGCTAATCAAAGAACACATTTTCTACATGATGCATGCGGAAAAGACTTACGAATGCCTGGGCCAAGCAGTCTCCTCACCGAGAACCAAACCGACCGTGGACGATACGCCCTCAACCAACCTGACGTTTCTCCCTGACAATTTCCTCCTTACGTTCACACccgtcttcatcatccgcCACCCCGCACGCGCATTCCCATCCAGTCTTCGTGCTCACAGCCGATCCACGGGCGGGAATGTCTTTGACACTGATTTCCCCGCGAACGCAACGTTTAAATTCTCTCGCATCTTGCTAGATTGGTACACTGCACGGTCGCCTTCGAAGCTGCCAGTTGTCATTGACGGTGATAAGCTCGTTGATGATACGAAACGGCAGATG encodes the following:
- a CDS encoding uncharacterized protein (antiSMASH:Cluster_11.1), producing MGGHAYYSLADFVLCCVQIWIRYRRLCQSCSTLSTLKIRKDEWPDSALIDSIYLDLLPIFDCRRDAELNPIPLDMVDIETPYYLFPDPDGQSVIPESRRISLGLPSFGPWVSPVYYIWNTETYDVIRAWQEARGFDPLTTEFARSLGYPIMDPIFPDPMNSLKTLVSLLPSARAKVLWM
- a CDS encoding uncharacterized protein (antiSMASH:Cluster_11.1); this translates as MTIQRRPLRIFLQATPRTRSNLLIQLLSTHPSIAEHQYPFSNAYHFGPERQFSRDIDVGETGDMEDFSGETYKHAFGKFNDLLQKIESEQKIPLIKEHIFYMMHAEKTYECLGQAVSSPRTKPTVDDTPSTNLTFLPDNFLLTFTPVFIIRHPARAFPSSLRAHSRSTGGNVFDTDFPANATFKFSRILLDWYTARSPSKLPVVIDGDKLVDDTKRQMERLCERLGIDEERIRYNWDSKEDHGYGKVWDAYYEEIQNSTGVVRTKETMGAPVLEEEMKKWEKEWDEGVAIKLKEFVESAMDDYEYLLKQSI